From Etheostoma spectabile isolate EspeVRDwgs_2016 chromosome 19, UIUC_Espe_1.0, whole genome shotgun sequence, the proteins below share one genomic window:
- the LOC116707473 gene encoding leukotriene B4 receptor 1, giving the protein MASNITTTTITSQPSSISIGAQVGIAILTLAFVLGFPGNLFVVWSVLCRVKKRSVTCLLVLNVAMADAFVLLTAPFFLRSLAGGRGWEFGSAACKLVRYLSSVNMYVSIYLICLMSMDRWLAVSRPVLYQRMRTMRSLLILLLVVWVLAFLLSLPIPFHESNLKKTPPNNNTLIYCVPSDWQSAGHRVFQYLFETIMGCLLPFSLIITCYSSVICRLQSAMFQRRGQGSRLILLIISAFAVFWLPYNIVNIIEVVGVLQGSAAVIKAALVARPNVMAFAYLSSAVNPILYVFAGSSHIRQAGFSFMAKLFETTNSESRGMSTRSYRMSRSSSSPDESSVLHTLSIKLGNPFKCKNKARSSSLADKEVDQPEHNFTQ; this is encoded by the exons ATGGCATCCAatatcaccaccaccaccatcacctccCAACCGTCCTCTATATCCATCGGCGCCCAGGTCGGTATTGCCATCCTGACCCTGGCGTTTGTGCTGGGCTTCCCTGGGAACCTGTTTGTGGTTTGGTCGGTACTCTGCCGGGTGAAGAAGCGTTCAGTGACCTGTTTGTTGGTGCTGAATGTGGCTATGGCGGATGCTTTTGTGCTGCTCACCGCCCCATTTTTCCTGCGCTCCCTGGCTGGCGGACGCGGCTGGGAGTTTGGCTCAGCCGCATGCAAGCTAGTGCGTTACCTGTCAAGTGTCAACATGTACGTGTCCATTTACCTCATCTGCCTCATGAGCATGGACCGCTGGCTGGCTGTAAGTAGGCCTGTTCTGTACCAGAGAATGAGAACTATGCGCTCCCTGCTGATTCTACTGCTGGTGGTCTGGGTGTTAGCGTTCCTCCTGTCCCTGCCGATACCTTTCCACGAAAG TAATCTGAAGAAGACCCCACCAAACAACAACACCTTGATATATTGTGTTCCGTCCGACTGGCAGAGCGCGGGTCACAGAGTCTTCCAGTACCTGTTTGAGACCATCATGGGCTGCCTGTTGCCTTTCTCCCTTATCATCACCTGTTATTCCTCCGTTATCTGCCGTCTGCAAAGCGCCATGTTCCAGCGCAGAGGACAAGGCAGCCGCCTCATCCTGCTGATCATCTCTGCCTTTGCAGTGTTCTGGCTGCCCTACAACATCGTCAACATCATAGAG gTGGTCGGTGTGTTGCAGGGCAGTGCTGCAGTGATCAAAGCCGCCCTTGTAGCCCGTCCAAATGTCATGGCCTTCGCCTATCTCAGCAGCGCTGTCAACCCCATTCTCTACGTGTTCGCCGGCAGCTCCCACATCCGCCAGGCCGGCTTCAGCTTCATGGCCAAGCTCTTTGAGACCACCAACTCAGAAAGCAGGGGCATGTCTACCCGTAGCTACCGCATGAGTCGCAGCAGCTCCTCACCGGATGAAAGTTCTGTCCTGCACACACTGTCGATCAAACTGGGAAATCCTTTCAAATGCAAGAACAAGGCCAGGAGCAGCAGTTTGGCGGACAAAGAGGTCGATCAGCCTGAACACAACTTTACCCAGTGA
- the LOC116707104 gene encoding kelch-like protein 33 translates to MDDVRQTLYQNHPVHPPSLISPQDLFSYTLPSHSDTLFTRLNSLQEEDLLLDCIFPLQEKSFQAHRLVLAAASQTPDVFFGSKLKCGLGVEDIAHCLSPVGLSAVLDFAYCGNVAVDFSKKGVMEEVLDACRYLGMERLSQRCTSKVTTSAAAEREKSLANIKIMWERGVGCDFTIQAESGERYSAHRVVLAAGGDYFRALLCGGLRESTEDIVCLQGVASWVIESMLGFIYTGQLSMGWSQIWELTDALCQFQLLGALSLCIDFLRDRMDESTCLDVLVLAETYALVQLGQAAEEYILAHFQCISAGEKFKDVSFSFLEKLLEKDSLYVESEIVVFRAVVDWVEDSPKERLPVLPGLLHRVRLPLLSYSELQEALSCSLLCRSPGARGSLDALRSLLEEDYTGPECRPRNPNQVLVLVGGDTVDDECRKMVPSQTLWFAQQFHRGHGLVRSIEWRPFTKLPEPPRFRHCVCLLNNNLYVLGGRKYYGSLDILKSALRFDLSQCKWERLPDMLCQRDYFSAVCLEGKIFALGGNCDDSQYLDAVEYYTPEENTWRQAHSLDTAVCSHAAAVLDGQIYISGGCDPHQRCLSSMCHYHPARGCSPRAPMTVGTGRAGHIMLALGRGLVVAGGLQPLWMGFGDQLFCELYNTKHDSWSSIPALPCPHLSPGATVLGGRLYVVGGSSANTDMSRDNKGVHRYDPMEGCWENLGSMPHPYTNLAVCSMPFSESFI, encoded by the exons ATGGATGATGTTAGGCAAACTCTCTACCAAAACCACCCTGTTCACCCTCCCTCCTTAATTTCTCCACAAGATCTCTTCTCTTACACCCTTCCCTCACACTCAGATACCCTCTTCACCCGCCTAAATAGCCTGCAGGAGGAAGACTTACTCCTGGACTGCATTTTCCCCCTCCAAGAAAAATCTTTCCAAGCTCACAGACTTGTTCTGGCAGCAGCCAGTCAAACCCCTGATGTATTTTTTGGCTCTAAGCTAAAATGTGGGCTTGGAGTGGAGGATATAGCACACTGTTTGAGCCCAGTTGGGTTAAGTGCTGTTCTGGACTTTGCGTACTGTGGAAATGTAGCCGTAGACTTCAGTAAAAAAGGGGTAATGGAGGAGGTGCTGGATGCCTGCAGGTATCTGGGGATGGAGAGGCTGAGTCAAAGGTGCACGTCAAAAGTCACAACCTCTGCGGCCGCAGAGCGAGAGAAGAGCTTGGCTAACATTAAGATCATGTGGGAGAGAGGTGTTGGTTGTGACTTCACAATACAAGCAGAGAGTGGAGAGAGGTACTCAG CACACCGTGTGGTGTTAGCAGCAGGTGGGGACTATTTCCGGGCACTGCTTTGTGGTGGGTTACGGGAGTCCACTGAGGACATTGTGTGCCTGCAAGGCGTGGCATCCTGGGTAATTGAATCCATGCTTGGCTTCATCTACACGGGTCAGCTTAGCATGGGCTGGAGCCAGATTTGGGAGCTGACAGACGCACTGTGTCAGTTCCAGCTGCTGGGGGCGCTCTCACTGTGCATCGACTTCCTACGGGACAGAATGGACGAAAGCACCTGTCTGGATGTGCTGGTACTAGCTGAGACCTATGCACTGGTCCAGCTAGGGCAGGCTGCAGAGGAGTACATCCTAGCCCACTTCCAGTGCATCTCTGCTGGGGAGAAGTTCAAGGATGTCTCTTTTTCCTTCCTGGAGAAGTTGCTGGAGAAGGACTCATTATATGTAGAAAGTGAG ATAGTGGTGTTCAGGGCAGTAGTTGACTGGGTGGAGGACAGCCCTAAGGAGAGACTACCAGTTCTGCCAGGCCTGCTCCACCGTGTTCGTCTCCCCCTCCTGAGCTACTCTGAGCTCCAGGAGGCTTTAAGTTGCAGCCTCCTCTGCAGGAGCCCAGGGGCCAGAGGATCACTGGATGCTCTCCGAAGCCTCCTGGAGGAGGATTACACAGGGCCTGAGTGCCGACCTCGCAACCCAAACCAG gttctggttctggttggTGGGGACACTGTTGATGATGAATGCAGGAAGATGGTTCCCAGCCAGACCTTGTGGTTTGCTCAGCAGTTCCACCGTGGACATGGTCTGGTCAGAAGTATAGAGTGGAGGCCATTCACTAAGCTTCCTGAACCGCCCCGGTTCAGGCACTGTGTCTGTCTCCTCAACAACAACCTTTATGTCCTGGGAGGCCGCAAATACTACGGATCATTGGATATCCTTAAGTCTGCTTTGag GTTTGACCTGTCTCAGTGTAAATGGGAACGACTACCTGACATGCTGTGTCAAAGGGACTACTTTTCTGCTGTGTGTCTGGAAGGTAAGATCTTTGCTCTGGGTGGTAACTGTGACGACAGCCAATACCTGGATGCTGTAGAGTACTACACTCCTGAGGAGAACACCTGGAG gcaGGCGCATTCTCTGGACACAGCAGTGTGCAGCCACGCTGCAGCTGTTCTGGATGGACAGATCTACATCTCGGGAGGCTGTGACCCCCATCAGCGCTGCCTTTCCTCTATGTGCCACTACCATCCTGCCCGTGGCTGTTCACCCAGAGCGCCCATGACTGTGGGAACGGGTCGTGCAGGCCATATCATGTTAGCCTTGGGGAGGGGGTTAGTGGTAGCTGGAGGGCTGCAGCCGCTCTGGATGGGCTTTGGAGACCAACTCTTCTGTGAGCTGTACAACACCAAGCATGACTCCTGGTCATCCATCCCCGCCCTGCCTTGCCCTCATCTGTCACCAGGGGCCACTGTGCTTGGTGGACGGTTATACGTGGTGGGAGGGTCTTCAGCAAACACAGATATGTCCAGGGATAACAAAGGGGTGCATCGCTATGATCCCATGGAGGGGTGCTGGGAAAACTTGGGGTCTATGCCACACCCATATACAAATCTGGCAGTTTGTTCCATGCCATTTTCTGAGTCTTTCATTTAA
- the ltb4r gene encoding leukotriene B4 receptor 1 — translation MASNITTTTTTSQPSSISIGAQVGIAILTLAFVLGFPGNLFVVWSVLCRVKKRSVTCLLVLNVAMADAFVLLSAPFFLRYLAGGRGWEFGSAACKLVHYLSSVNMYVSIYLICLMSIDRWLAVSRPFLSQRMRTKRSLLILLLVVWVLAFILSVPMPFYRSNLSPPNNTLKYCVPYHWQSKGHRVFQYLSETIMGCLLPFSLIITCYSSVICRLKSAMFQHRGQGSRLILLIISAFAVFWLPYHFVNITEVVGVLQGSAAVINAALAARPNVTAFAYFSSAVNPILYVFAGSSHIRQAGFSFMGKLFETTNSESRSMSTRSGRMSRSSSSPDESSVLHTLSIKLGNPFKDKNKPRSSSVAGKEVDQPVLKVLTSVEMIE, via the exons ATGGCATCCAatatcaccaccaccaccaccacctcccaACCGTCCTCTATATCCATCGGCGCCCAGGTTGGTATCGCCATCCTGACCCTGGCGTTTGTGCTGGGCTTCCCTGGGAACCTGTTTGTGGTTTGGTCGGTACTCTGCCGGGTGAAGAAGCGTTCAGTGACCTGTTTGTTGGTGCTGAATGTGGCTATGGCGGATGCTTTTGTGCTGCTCAGCGCCCCTTTCTTCCTGCGCTATCTGGCTGGCGGACGGGGCTGGGAGTTTGGCTCAGCCGCGTGCAAGCTAGTGCATTACCTTTCAAGTGTGAACATGTACGTGTCCATTTACCTCATCTGCCTGATGAGCATAGACCGCTGGCTGGCCGTAAGTAGGCCTTTTCTGTCCCAGAGAATGAGAACCAAGCGCTCCCTGCTGATTCTACTGCTGGTGGTCTGGGTGTTAGCGTTTATCCTGTCCGTGCCGATGCCTTTCTACCGAAG TAATCTGTCCCCACCAAACAACACCTTGAAATATTGTGTCCCGTACCACTGGCAAAGCAAAGGTCACCGGGTCTTCCAGTACCTGTCTGAGACCATCATGGGCTGCCTGTTGCCTTTCTCCCTCATCATCACGTGTTATTCCTCCGTTATCTGCCGTCTGAAAAGTGCCATGTTCCAGCACAGAGGACAAGGCAGCCGCCTCATCCTGCTGATCATCTCTGCCTTTGCAGTGTTCTGGCTGCCCTATCACTTCGTCAACATCACAGAG gTGGTCGGTGTGTTGCAGGGCAGTGCTGCAGTGATCAACGCCGCCCTTGCAGCCCGTCCAAATGTCACGGCCTTTGCCTACTTCAGCAGCGCTGTCAACCCCATTCTCTACGTGTTCGCCGGCAGCTCCCACATCCGCCAGGCCGGCTTCAGCTTCATGGGCAAGCTCTTTGAGACCACCAACTCAGAAAGCAGGAGCATGTCTACCCGTAGCGGCCGCATGAGTCGCAGCAGCTCTTCACCGGATGAAAGCTCTGTCCTGCACACACTGTCGATCAAACTGGGAAATCCTTTCAAAGATAAGAACAAGCCCAGGAGCAGCAGTGTGGCGGGCAAAGAGGTCGATCAGCCTGTACTCAAGGTTTTAACCAGCGTTGAGATGATAGAATAG